In Candidatus Cloacimonadota bacterium, one genomic interval encodes:
- a CDS encoding DUF2851 family protein — protein sequence MKDKIAENFLYHIWDEQHLKRELHTCDGKELKILYQGKWNTDAGPDFHNAIILLDYEKFQGDVEIHRYEYDWHNHNHYEDPNYNNVILHVVFEKAPNTLFTISESGNKIPILTLENNLDESIEKLWKKYGEKPFDKLQKGSIKCLLAESRLSNKEILNILLNLGRKRFERKCKRFAAELYNSDFNQILYEGILEALGYAKNKIPFLRLAKTLSYQKLQGFSKICKNPVDLFCILAIVGGINIEDYNFNFLNKKILNSFVSLKELVYQQINGNLMKKSEWNFFRIRPQNHPLYRMWQISPFLFSSLEVNLINKIISIFSIKKDSEIKSKIIQDKFFKLIIGNSNNFKCGLGKSRCDDIFANIVLPVSHIYAETLNYNEMKDTIDKIYLSLPKLSENYITKFVYARLESKIKNYRAINLPIQQGMLQLYYQFCNYFDCKNCIRNLTKE from the coding sequence ATGAAAGATAAAATAGCAGAAAACTTTCTCTACCACATCTGGGATGAACAGCATCTAAAAAGGGAATTACATACCTGTGATGGTAAAGAATTAAAAATATTATATCAGGGAAAATGGAATACAGATGCAGGTCCAGATTTTCATAATGCCATAATTCTTTTAGATTATGAAAAATTTCAGGGCGATGTTGAAATTCATAGATATGAATATGACTGGCATAATCATAATCATTATGAAGACCCTAATTATAACAATGTAATTCTTCATGTTGTGTTTGAAAAAGCTCCGAACACTTTATTTACTATTTCAGAATCCGGTAATAAAATTCCTATTCTTACTTTAGAAAATAATCTTGATGAAAGTATAGAAAAACTCTGGAAGAAATATGGTGAGAAACCATTTGATAAACTACAAAAAGGCAGTATCAAATGCTTATTAGCTGAATCAAGGCTTTCAAATAAAGAAATCTTAAATATCCTTCTAAATTTAGGCAGAAAACGATTTGAAAGAAAATGTAAACGGTTCGCTGCTGAGTTATATAACTCTGACTTTAATCAAATATTATACGAAGGAATTCTTGAGGCTCTTGGATATGCAAAAAATAAAATTCCTTTTCTAAGACTCGCAAAAACATTAAGTTATCAAAAGTTGCAAGGATTTTCTAAAATATGCAAAAATCCAGTAGATTTGTTTTGTATCCTTGCAATTGTAGGTGGCATAAACATTGAAGACTACAATTTCAACTTCTTGAATAAAAAAATTTTAAATAGCTTTGTATCTTTAAAAGAATTGGTTTATCAACAAATTAACGGTAATCTGATGAAAAAAAGTGAATGGAATTTTTTCAGAATCAGGCCTCAAAACCATCCATTGTACAGAATGTGGCAAATTTCTCCGTTTCTATTTTCTTCATTAGAAGTAAATTTAATCAATAAAATCATTTCAATTTTTAGTATTAAAAAAGATTCTGAAATCAAGTCAAAGATAATTCAGGATAAATTTTTCAAATTAATTATTGGTAATTCTAATAACTTTAAATGCGGTCTTGGAAAGTCAAGATGTGATGATATTTTTGCAAACATTGTGCTGCCTGTTTCTCATATCTATGCTGAAACTCTGAATTATAATGAAATGAAAGATACAATAGACAAGATTTATTTATCTTTACCTAAACTTTCAGAGAATTATATTACAAAATTTGTGTATGCCAGATTAGAGAGTAAGATTAAAAATTATAGAGCAATAAATTTACCTATTCAACAAGGGATGCTGCAACTATATTATCAATTCTGCAATTATTTTGATTGTAAGAATTGCATTCGTAATCTGACAAAAGAATAA
- the nfo gene encoding deoxyribonuclease IV → MNLGAHISITGGVFNVFERAKNITANSIQIFTKSNNRWFSKPYSKNEIKEFYRLQEEYKPFAIFAHDAYLINLCSPNSEIEKKSISAFADEIKRCDQLNLSYLVMHPGSHLGKGEKWGLNKIVENFNFILNKNPDCKVTILLETTAGQGTNLGYKFEQLEYILDKVECKKKFGVCVDTCHIFAAGYDISTESAYEKTINDFDKIIGLERIKVFHLNDSKKPFGSRKDRHQHIGKGEIGLEAFRYLLNDKRFSDIPMVLETPKDDEKNMDVENLRVLRGLRLK, encoded by the coding sequence ATGAATTTAGGCGCACATATTTCTATTACAGGTGGAGTTTTCAATGTTTTTGAAAGAGCAAAAAACATAACTGCCAATTCCATTCAAATTTTCACTAAAAGTAATAATCGCTGGTTTTCAAAACCATATAGCAAAAATGAAATTAAAGAATTTTATAGACTTCAAGAAGAATACAAACCTTTTGCAATTTTTGCTCATGACGCATATTTGATAAATCTTTGCAGTCCAAACTCTGAAATAGAAAAGAAGTCTATCTCCGCATTTGCAGATGAAATCAAAAGATGCGACCAGCTTAATCTCTCCTATCTTGTGATGCATCCTGGTTCTCATCTTGGAAAAGGTGAAAAATGGGGTTTGAATAAAATTGTTGAAAACTTCAATTTTATTTTAAATAAAAATCCGGACTGCAAAGTTACAATTCTATTAGAAACTACTGCTGGTCAAGGGACAAATCTTGGATATAAATTTGAACAACTTGAATATATCTTAGATAAAGTTGAATGCAAAAAGAAATTTGGAGTTTGTGTTGATACCTGCCACATCTTTGCTGCTGGATATGATATTTCAACTGAATCAGCTTATGAAAAAACAATAAATGATTTTGATAAAATAATCGGTTTAGAAAGAATAAAAGTCTTTCATTTAAATGATTCAAAAAAACCATTTGGCTCAAGAAAAGACAGGCATCAGCACATCGGAAAAGGTGAAATTGGTTTAGAAGCTTTCAGATATTTACTGAACGATAAAAGATTTTCCGATATTCCAATGGTTCTTGAAACTCCAAAAGATGATGAAAAGAATATGGATGTGGAAAATTTGAGAGTATTGAGGGGATTGAGATTAAAGTAG
- a CDS encoding T9SS type A sorting domain-containing protein, translated as MSQTVIDGNQYSRVVTFNNGEDPTAVLCGFTITNGLAQGNWPDKCGGGIFCYDSSPSLENVTITGNSANDDGGGIYCRNSSSPSLLNVTITDNSITAINSCGGGIYCYDNSNPDLVNVTITNNSSNYFGGGIFCYNYPNPAMNKTTIKYQIKGSILEQDAIISVYNIKGKLVKPIEGTKGKAEFDVSNFPTGIYFYQLTTSNYNEIKKMIIIR; from the coding sequence ATTTCTCAAACAGTTATTGATGGAAACCAGTATAGCAGGGTTGTAACATTTAATAATGGCGAAGATCCTACTGCTGTTTTATGCGGTTTTACAATAACAAATGGATTAGCACAGGGTAATTGGCCAGATAAATGTGGTGGCGGTATTTTCTGCTATGATTCCTCACCGAGTTTAGAGAATGTAACGATAACTGGGAATAGTGCTAATGATGATGGTGGTGGAATTTACTGCAGGAATAGTTCATCCCCTAGTTTATTAAATGTAACTATAACAGATAATAGTATTACAGCAATTAATAGTTGTGGTGGTGGGATTTATTGTTATGATAATTCCAATCCAGATTTAGTAAATGTTACAATTACAAATAATTCGTCTAATTATTTTGGTGGTGGAATTTTTTGTTATAATTATCCAAATCCTGCTATGAACAAAACCACTATCAAATATCAAATAAAAGGTAGTATTCTTGAACAGGATGCAATAATATCAGTTTATAATATTAAGGGTAAATTAGTTAAACCAATTGAAGGAACAAAAGGCAAAGCAGAATTTGATGTATCTAACTTTCCAACTGGAATATATTTTTATCAACTCACAACAAGTAATTACAATGAAATAAAGAAAATGATTATTATTAGATAA
- a CDS encoding PIN domain nuclease, whose product MKYLWDTDTCIYLLNGNSLIEEKLRSIGDKDICTTIVNIAELKFGAYNSSQVESNLRRIEKLASILTVLNDFSNEIATIFAKNKAILRKDGIIIGDFDLLIGSFALVYNLIIVTNNIEHFRYIPNIKIENWVK is encoded by the coding sequence ATGAAATATTTATGGGATACAGATACCTGTATATACTTGCTAAACGGTAATAGCCTTATTGAAGAAAAATTGCGCTCTATTGGAGATAAAGATATATGCACTACTATTGTAAACATTGCCGAATTAAAATTTGGTGCGTATAATTCTTCGCAAGTTGAATCTAATTTAAGACGAATTGAAAAGTTAGCATCAATATTAACTGTACTTAATGACTTCAGTAACGAGATAGCAACTATATTTGCAAAAAATAAAGCTATTTTAAGAAAGGATGGAATAATAATTGGCGATTTTGATTTGCTGATAGGCAGTTTTGCCCTCGTCTATAATTTGATTATTGTTACTAATAACATTGAGCATTTTAGATACATTCCCAATATTAAAATTGAAAACTGGGTAAAATGA
- the der gene encoding ribosome biogenesis GTPase Der, whose protein sequence is MSIPIVAIIGRPNVGKSTIFNRMVHKRLAIVDPESGVTRDRKYKETDWSGHSFVAVDTGGMVPNTSDIMEKSILFQAETALEEADVIVFVVDCKTGITAIDQHISKKLFNSLDKVVFVVNKVDNQNDELLLHEFLNLGLGKPIGISAIGGRNFGDFLESIVEKFPTTELADYELDKDSIKIAVIGKPNVGKSLLVNRIIGQDAVIVTDIPGTTRDSVHLNFQYKDKPMTFIDTAGLRKKSRVKFGIEYFSNLRSIRSVNTSDIVLMLLDAQDEISVQDKRIVRYAKSQYKDIILVVNKWDLIEKDNSTTKIYNQKIKEEMNFVDYAPIIFLSALTGKRVNKLLDLILKVEEQSNYRIPTSKLNRFFESVTKKYLPHHPSRREVKFYYCTQADIHPPTFIFSVNNPKLITENYKKYIYNQIRDELKFEGVTIKLKFKGHKNKFQNSNYKYQTRLPSRFHRDGGQVK, encoded by the coding sequence ATGTCAATCCCAATAGTTGCAATAATCGGAAGACCCAATGTGGGAAAGTCCACCATATTTAATCGTATGGTGCATAAAAGATTAGCTATAGTTGACCCTGAATCAGGTGTAACAAGAGATAGGAAGTATAAAGAAACTGACTGGTCTGGTCACTCATTTGTTGCTGTAGATACTGGTGGGATGGTTCCGAATACATCAGATATAATGGAAAAATCAATATTGTTTCAGGCAGAAACTGCCCTTGAGGAAGCTGATGTAATCGTATTTGTTGTTGATTGTAAAACTGGTATAACTGCAATTGATCAGCATATTAGCAAGAAATTATTCAATAGTTTAGACAAAGTTGTATTTGTCGTAAATAAAGTCGATAATCAAAATGATGAACTTTTATTACACGAATTCCTAAATCTTGGACTTGGTAAACCGATTGGTATTTCTGCAATAGGTGGAAGAAATTTTGGTGATTTCCTGGAAAGCATTGTTGAAAAATTTCCAACCACAGAATTGGCTGACTATGAGTTGGATAAAGACTCTATCAAAATCGCAGTAATTGGAAAACCAAATGTTGGAAAATCTTTATTAGTAAATAGAATAATTGGTCAGGATGCTGTTATTGTAACAGATATTCCGGGCACGACAAGAGATTCTGTCCATCTTAATTTTCAATATAAAGATAAACCAATGACATTTATAGATACTGCTGGCCTTCGGAAAAAGAGCAGGGTTAAATTCGGAATTGAATATTTTAGTAATCTTCGCAGCATAAGAAGTGTAAACACATCTGACATAGTCCTGATGCTCCTTGATGCCCAAGATGAAATATCTGTCCAAGACAAACGAATTGTTAGATATGCGAAATCTCAATATAAGGATATCATTCTTGTTGTGAACAAGTGGGACCTTATAGAAAAGGATAATTCAACAACTAAAATATATAATCAAAAAATTAAAGAAGAGATGAACTTTGTCGATTACGCACCAATAATATTCTTATCAGCATTAACCGGAAAAAGGGTTAATAAACTTTTAGATTTAATTCTAAAGGTTGAAGAGCAAAGTAATTATAGAATTCCCACTTCTAAATTGAATAGGTTTTTTGAATCTGTAACAAAGAAATATTTGCCTCATCATCCTTCAAGAAGGGAAGTAAAATTCTATTACTGCACACAAGCGGATATTCATCCACCAACTTTCATATTTAGTGTTAATAATCCAAAATTAATCACCGAAAATTACAAAAAATACATTTACAATCAAATCCGGGATGAACTTAAATTTGAAGGTGTTACAATAAAGTTAAAATTTAAAGGACATAAAAATAAATTCCAAAATTCAAATTACAAATATCAAACCCGCCTTCCATCCCGATTTCATCGGGACGGCGGACAGGTAAAATGA
- the plsY gene encoding glycerol-3-phosphate 1-O-acyltransferase PlsY, with product MKIIISIIIAYLLGSIPFGFLIGRLIKGIDIRQYGSKNIGATNVYRVIGIIPGIISFILDFFKGFFAVQIGRWLLESSTNIFNIPILNVLNNIEVTQTFQILIIIVGISVMLGHIFPIFLQFKGGKGVATGAGAFINIAPIPVVYALTSFVITLFIFRYVSLASMIAVAAFFISELIRNIPKFNELPFLILTAFIMILIIFRHKENIKRLKNGKEKKLW from the coding sequence ATGAAAATTATAATCTCAATTATTATAGCTTATCTGCTTGGTTCAATACCTTTCGGGTTTCTTATAGGAAGACTTATAAAGGGAATTGATATCCGTCAATATGGGAGCAAAAATATCGGCGCGACAAATGTTTATCGGGTTATAGGTATAATTCCCGGTATCATTTCATTTATTCTTGATTTTTTCAAAGGGTTTTTTGCAGTTCAAATTGGACGATGGCTACTTGAAAGTTCAACGAATATATTTAATATTCCAATTTTAAATGTTCTTAATAATATTGAAGTGACTCAAACTTTTCAAATTCTGATTATTATTGTCGGGATTTCAGTAATGTTAGGTCATATTTTCCCGATTTTTCTTCAATTCAAAGGAGGAAAAGGAGTGGCAACCGGAGCAGGTGCCTTCATAAATATAGCTCCAATTCCTGTTGTCTATGCTTTAACTTCTTTTGTAATAACACTATTTATTTTTAGATATGTTTCGCTGGCATCTATGATAGCGGTAGCAGCATTTTTTATATCAGAATTGATAAGAAATATCCCGAAGTTTAACGAACTTCCTTTTTTAATATTGACAGCTTTTATAATGATTTTAATTATTTTCCGCCATAAAGAGAATATTAAAAGGCTAAAGAATGGCAAAGAGAAAAAGCTATGGTAA
- the rfaE1 gene encoding D-glycero-beta-D-manno-heptose-7-phosphate kinase, translated as MNIQEDKLHNILNEFKNKKILVIGDLMLDHYIIGDVERISPEAPVQIVKAENEKFGLGGAANVANNIKSLGATPIVIGAVGNDLNGQKVLDIFKKNNILAKGIFKDKNQPTTQKTRVIARHQQLLRIDFENPDELSSDLYKKIENYIEQIIPDIDGIILQDYNKGLLSKSLIRFILKIANKNEKIIGVDPKTKNFFEYTNATIFKPNRYEVEKNLNIDIKNEEDLLSAARILIQKVNCSYLVITLGENGMFICDNKRKHWKIPTFSQEVYEVSGAGDTVISTLVLAKAAGCDIKTASIIANHAAGAVCGKVGVAIVSQEEIILSFHAEGRPFG; from the coding sequence ATGAATATTCAAGAAGATAAATTACATAATATTCTAAATGAGTTCAAAAATAAAAAAATCCTTGTTATCGGTGACTTGATGTTAGACCATTATATTATTGGAGATGTAGAACGAATCTCGCCTGAAGCACCTGTGCAAATAGTAAAAGCAGAAAATGAAAAGTTCGGGCTTGGAGGTGCTGCTAATGTGGCAAATAATATTAAATCCTTAGGAGCAACACCTATTGTAATTGGAGCTGTTGGGAATGACTTAAATGGTCAAAAAGTTCTTGATATTTTTAAGAAAAATAATATCCTTGCCAAAGGAATTTTTAAGGACAAAAATCAACCAACAACACAAAAAACAAGAGTAATTGCCAGGCATCAACAACTTCTTCGGATTGATTTTGAAAATCCTGACGAGCTTTCTTCAGACCTATATAAAAAGATTGAAAATTATATTGAACAAATCATTCCAGATATAGATGGAATAATACTGCAAGATTATAATAAAGGACTACTTTCCAAAAGCCTTATTAGATTTATTCTTAAAATTGCAAATAAAAACGAAAAAATTATTGGGGTTGACCCAAAAACAAAAAACTTCTTTGAATATACAAATGCAACAATCTTTAAACCCAACAGATATGAAGTAGAAAAAAATCTTAATATTGATATTAAAAATGAGGAAGACTTGCTATCTGCTGCAAGAATTTTGATACAAAAAGTCAACTGTTCATACCTTGTTATAACACTTGGAGAAAATGGAATGTTCATCTGTGATAATAAGCGTAAACACTGGAAGATACCAACTTTTTCTCAAGAAGTTTATGAAGTTTCAGGTGCGGGTGACACAGTAATCAGCACACTTGTTTTAGCAAAAGCAGCTGGTTGCGATATTAAAACCGCATCAATAATTGCCAACCATGCAGCCGGGGCTGTTTGTGGAAAAGTTGGTGTTGCAATAGTCTCTCAAGAAGAAATTATTCTGTCTTTTCATGCCGAAGGCAGACCATTCGGATAA
- the rfaE2 gene encoding D-glycero-beta-D-manno-heptose 1-phosphate adenylyltransferase, translating to MVVSKKEIKNIADNLHKQNKKIVFTNGCFDIIHRGHIEYLKEAKKLGNVLIIGLNSDDSVKKIKGKNRPINCEEDRAEILSNLKPVDFVVTFYENTPYKLIKSIMPDILVKGGDWKIEEIVGSDVVVKNGGEVKSLKYFPDSSTSKVIKKIIALQDSKTQKISY from the coding sequence ATGGTTGTTTCAAAAAAAGAAATAAAAAATATCGCTGATAATCTTCATAAACAAAACAAAAAAATTGTGTTTACAAATGGTTGCTTTGATATTATCCATAGAGGCCATATAGAATATCTAAAAGAAGCCAAAAAACTTGGGAATGTATTAATTATCGGACTTAATAGTGATGATTCCGTGAAAAAAATTAAAGGAAAAAATAGACCAATAAATTGCGAAGAAGACAGAGCTGAAATTCTATCAAATCTAAAACCTGTGGATTTTGTTGTAACTTTTTACGAGAATACGCCTTACAAATTAATTAAAAGCATTATGCCAGATATTTTGGTTAAAGGTGGGGACTGGAAAATAGAAGAAATCGTCGGAAGTGATGTCGTTGTCAAAAATGGAGGTGAAGTTAAAAGTCTAAAATATTTTCCAGATAGTTCTACAAGCAAAGTTATCAAAAAAATTATTGCTTTGCAAGATTCAAAAACTCAAAAAATATCTTATTGA
- a CDS encoding mechanosensitive ion channel family protein encodes MINFFSNLKSIIVPISLVIGCTLIGVILQKIIFVSLMKIAKKTAWKGDDIIVHSIKGMLILWGFIIGIYIALPFAPVSSNVLIVLHKILLVLIIFSVTLVLAKMAAGFAQQYGKKTGGTLASTSIFKNITKGIILVIGALIILQSLGIAITPLLTALGVGGLAVALALQDTLSNLFSGFQVLASGQIKKGDFIQLSSGEAGYVTDINWRNTTIKAFGNNIIVIPNSKLASLIVTNYNLPQKDMSVPIEVGVSYDSDLEFVESVTLDVAREVMKEFKDLSSKTNPIIRYRSFGESSINFVVILYVTEYVNKFVIRHEFIKRLHKRYNDEGIEIPFPLRTVIMKQPKA; translated from the coding sequence ATGATAAACTTCTTCTCTAACTTAAAATCCATTATCGTTCCAATTTCTCTCGTGATCGGGTGTACATTAATAGGTGTAATTTTGCAAAAAATCATTTTTGTAAGTCTAATGAAAATTGCCAAAAAGACAGCATGGAAAGGCGACGACATTATCGTTCACTCTATTAAGGGAATGCTAATTTTATGGGGATTTATCATTGGTATTTATATTGCTTTGCCGTTTGCTCCAGTATCTTCTAATGTGCTGATAGTTTTACATAAGATTCTTTTGGTGCTAATTATCTTTTCTGTTACTCTTGTTCTTGCAAAGATGGCTGCTGGATTTGCTCAGCAATACGGGAAAAAAACTGGTGGAACCCTCGCCAGTACAAGTATATTCAAAAATATAACAAAAGGCATCATTCTGGTCATCGGTGCTTTAATTATCTTACAAAGCCTAGGCATTGCAATCACTCCACTTTTAACTGCTTTGGGTGTTGGAGGTCTGGCTGTTGCTCTGGCTTTACAGGATACACTCTCAAATCTGTTTTCAGGATTTCAAGTTCTTGCTTCAGGTCAAATTAAAAAAGGAGACTTTATTCAACTTTCCTCTGGTGAGGCAGGATATGTGACAGACATAAACTGGAGAAATACAACTATTAAAGCTTTTGGAAATAATATTATTGTAATTCCGAACTCAAAACTTGCTTCACTTATTGTAACAAACTATAATTTACCGCAGAAAGATATGTCGGTTCCTATCGAAGTCGGCGTGAGTTATGACAGTGACCTCGAATTTGTAGAAAGTGTAACATTGGATGTAGCCAGAGAAGTTATGAAAGAGTTTAAAGATTTATCATCAAAAACTAACCCAATTATAAGGTATCGTTCATTTGGAGAATCAAGCATAAACTTTGTAGTCATTCTTTATGTTACCGAATATGTGAATAAATTTGTTATTCGTCACGAGTTTATAAAACGACTTCATAAACGATATAATGACGAAGGAATCGAAATACCTTTCCCACTTAGAACAGTTATTATGAAGCAACCCAAAGCATAA